One Faecalicatena sp. Marseille-Q4148 DNA window includes the following coding sequences:
- a CDS encoding DUF4316 domain-containing protein, giving the protein MEKKLTYGVWAVRSSTSIFGPAQSWCKENGKPLEFDSKADAENYAKEANEHTTANVRYYVKEKEPEPGAVRKGTSQPELDARSHEEVTPRNDAAEKQNEIPGRQIPSQTDPLVEIRSAVHSNYAGMVAMLGADNRVYLGREERCHYQDMQPSYYDNQDGSLCFVCDQPDMYYFLYGEGWAHTQTEMLERGLTLRQYEEFARLQNGVLAQFTTQREILFAGQPFQAPESYLRNAELYEEGQTGNYNMLDGRLNNEPPVRPDLTDGQTDEEIRELVPEAKPSLMDRLKADKPEHEARQMIPPVPERER; this is encoded by the coding sequence ATGGAAAAGAAACTGACCTATGGTGTATGGGCGGTACGAAGCAGCACTTCTATTTTCGGACCAGCACAAAGCTGGTGCAAGGAAAATGGAAAACCGTTGGAATTTGATAGCAAAGCCGATGCTGAAAACTATGCAAAGGAAGCCAACGAGCATACGACGGCAAATGTCCGATACTATGTGAAAGAAAAAGAACCGGAACCCGGTGCTGTTCGGAAAGGAACATCTCAACCGGAGCTGGATGCACGCAGCCATGAAGAAGTGACACCAAGAAATGATGCAGCGGAAAAACAAAATGAGATTCCGGGCAGACAGATTCCTTCTCAAACAGATCCGCTGGTAGAAATCCGCTCTGCGGTTCATAGTAATTACGCAGGCATGGTCGCTATGCTGGGTGCAGACAACCGTGTATATTTGGGGCGTGAGGAACGCTGCCATTATCAGGATATGCAGCCATCTTACTATGACAATCAGGACGGTTCCCTGTGTTTTGTCTGTGATCAGCCCGATATGTATTATTTTCTTTATGGAGAAGGCTGGGCGCATACCCAGACGGAAATGTTGGAACGAGGGCTTACCTTGCGCCAGTATGAAGAATTTGCGAGACTGCAAAATGGGGTCCTTGCACAGTTTACCACCCAAAGAGAAATCCTGTTTGCCGGACAGCCGTTTCAGGCGCCGGAAAGTTATCTTCGCAATGCGGAACTTTATGAGGAAGGACAAACCGGGAACTACAATATGCTGGATGGCAGGCTGAACAACGAACCTCCTGTGCGCCCGGATCTGACAGACGGACAGACGGATGAAGAAATCCGGGAGCTGGTGCCGGAAGCAAAGCCGTCTTTGATGGACCGTTTGAAAGCAGACAAACCGGAGCATGAAGCAAGGCAGATGATCCCTCCTGTGCCGGAAAGGGAACGCTGA
- a CDS encoding DUF3789 domain-containing protein, whose protein sequence is MWNLISHFLTFAGGMASGVMLMCLMQTGKLADKEFETMKEE, encoded by the coding sequence ATGTGGAACCTGATTTCACATTTCCTTACCTTTGCCGGAGGAATGGCTTCCGGCGTTATGTTGATGTGTCTTATGCAAACCGGAAAACTTGCGGATAAAGAATTTGAAACTATGAAGGAGGAATAA
- a CDS encoding FAD-dependent thymidylate synthase: MVFAARLTQQGHKIASMDDLMELYEKSFSVQTVAAMGALPHPTIQKFAVITVAIVGASRRFLAQITRHQNEVKFMSASLQYSNYTGQADFAVPYSIMTAPAVVRELYLKSCHESMKCYEALCTAGSGHDAAGYATPQGLRNVLLISATPYQWKHIISQRVCRRNTDETRIVLLKVWKELYELSPALFAPSLTGPFCQMDRCLEGKMTCGRKLEADMTPEDILEKDYPALWEGGCR, encoded by the coding sequence ATGGTCTTTGCGGCAAGGCTTACCCAACAGGGACATAAGATTGCCTCAATGGACGACCTGATGGAGCTCTACGAAAAATCATTCAGCGTTCAGACAGTAGCAGCTATGGGGGCGCTTCCCCATCCTACCATCCAGAAATTTGCGGTGATCACGGTAGCCATTGTCGGCGCCAGCAGGCGTTTTCTGGCGCAGATCACCCGCCACCAGAACGAAGTAAAATTTATGAGTGCATCGCTGCAGTACAGCAACTATACGGGACAGGCGGATTTCGCTGTCCCGTATTCTATTATGACGGCTCCGGCAGTGGTACGGGAATTGTACTTAAAAAGCTGTCATGAAAGCATGAAATGTTATGAAGCCCTGTGCACTGCCGGAAGCGGGCACGATGCGGCCGGCTATGCCACGCCCCAGGGATTACGGAATGTACTGCTCATCAGCGCCACCCCTTATCAGTGGAAACATATCATCAGCCAGCGGGTATGCCGGAGAAATACTGATGAAACAAGGATTGTGCTGCTAAAGGTCTGGAAAGAACTTTATGAACTAAGCCCTGCTTTGTTTGCCCCATCACTGACCGGGCCTTTTTGTCAGATGGATCGATGTCTGGAAGGTAAAATGACCTGCGGGCGAAAATTGGAGGCAGATATGACGCCGGAGGATATTTTAGAAAAAGACTATCCTGCTCTTTGGGAAGGAGGCTGCCGATGA
- a CDS encoding deoxyuridine 5'-triphosphate nucleotidohydrolase: MKIKLIDFGVPEHQRPYRPHGNDAGADVYLPYDCTLQPGEIAKIPLGFGLEIPDGYAGYIFPRTSMAVKGLVCELPPVDSGYRGEIHAIISNVSNQAQSLFKGARIGQLVITPIVIADFVTDLGTERGTGSFGSTGE, translated from the coding sequence ATGAAAATAAAACTGATTGACTTTGGCGTACCGGAGCACCAGCGTCCTTACCGTCCGCATGGCAATGATGCCGGAGCAGATGTTTATCTGCCCTATGACTGCACCTTACAGCCCGGAGAAATCGCCAAAATTCCTCTTGGTTTTGGACTGGAAATACCGGATGGGTATGCGGGATATATCTTTCCCCGTACCAGTATGGCGGTAAAAGGTCTGGTCTGTGAACTGCCACCTGTGGATTCCGGCTACCGTGGAGAGATCCATGCGATCATCAGCAATGTAAGCAATCAGGCGCAGTCTCTTTTTAAGGGAGCCCGTATCGGGCAGCTTGTGATCACGCCGATCGTCATTGCGGATTTTGTAACCGATCTGGGAACAGAACGAGGAACCGGCAGCTTTGGCAGTACCGGCGAATAG
- a CDS encoding DUF1273 family protein encodes MKGKTCCVTGHRDLPQNEINKIKAALEHEIDAAVTDGFTCFMSGFADGVDQYFAELVLERKQTNPALELIAVIPYRKRLDSLNKKTRTRELLEACADVVVIQEKYLPSVYSHRNRYMVEHSDRVIAVYDGRETGGTAKTIRFTHRMKKELREIPVGEIVLPDHLKPKTK; translated from the coding sequence ATGAAAGGAAAGACTTGCTGTGTTACCGGACACAGGGATTTGCCGCAGAATGAGATCAACAAAATAAAAGCCGCTTTGGAACATGAGATCGATGCTGCCGTTACAGATGGATTTACCTGTTTTATGAGTGGCTTTGCAGATGGCGTGGATCAGTATTTTGCAGAGCTGGTGTTGGAAAGAAAGCAGACTAATCCGGCGCTGGAGCTGATCGCAGTGATCCCTTACCGCAAACGTCTGGACAGCCTGAATAAGAAAACAAGAACCCGTGAACTGCTGGAGGCTTGTGCGGATGTTGTTGTCATACAGGAAAAATATCTCCCAAGCGTCTACTCCCACAGAAACCGCTATATGGTGGAGCACTCCGACCGAGTGATCGCTGTATATGACGGACGGGAAACCGGCGGTACGGCAAAGACGATCCGCTTCACCCATCGGATGAAAAAGGAACTGCGGGAAATCCCGGTTGGAGAGATCGTCCTGCCGGATCACTTGAAACCAAAAACAAAATAG
- a CDS encoding helix-turn-helix transcriptional regulator: protein MYEDFVPERLAKLRTQKGVSARDMSLSLGQANNYINNIENKKSLPAMQSFFYICEYLGVTPQEFFDEGNTYPETLKEFIAEARQLDPQSMQYILGIMKELNSRK, encoded by the coding sequence ATGTATGAAGATTTTGTCCCGGAACGATTAGCGAAGCTGCGGACACAAAAAGGAGTTTCCGCACGCGATATGTCTTTATCGTTAGGTCAGGCAAACAACTACATCAATAATATTGAGAATAAAAAGTCACTTCCCGCTATGCAGTCTTTTTTCTACATCTGCGAATATCTGGGTGTGACACCGCAGGAATTCTTTGATGAAGGAAATACCTACCCGGAAACCTTAAAGGAATTCATTGCAGAGGCAAGACAGCTTGATCCTCAATCCATGCAATATATCCTCGGTATTATGAAAGAACTCAATAGCAGAAAGTAA
- the mobC gene encoding plasmid mobilization relaxosome protein MobC: protein MKGGHNKKSVRVEFVMSEPEAELVKERMAELGITNLSAYLRKMAVDGYIIHLDMGDIQEMIRLLRICSNNLNQYTRRANETGNIYAADIDDIRTRLDSLWDGMDKLIRGFANIS, encoded by the coding sequence ATGAAGGGCGGGCATAACAAAAAATCCGTCCGCGTCGAATTTGTCATGTCCGAACCGGAGGCCGAACTGGTAAAAGAACGCATGGCGGAACTTGGCATTACCAACCTGTCGGCATATCTGCGAAAGATGGCCGTAGACGGTTACATCATTCACCTTGATATGGGAGATATTCAGGAAATGATCCGGCTTCTCCGCATTTGTTCCAATAACTTAAACCAATATACCAGACGGGCCAATGAGACCGGCAATATTTATGCCGCAGATATAGATGACATCCGCACCCGTCTGGACAGCCTTTGGGATGGCATGGACAAACTGATCCGGGGATTTGCAAACATTTCATAA
- a CDS encoding nucleotidyl transferase AbiEii/AbiGii toxin family protein: MRNIARLSDNDRRELFRNTADKMGLNDAIVEKDFWVCFTLDYLFHRSPWKESITFKGGTSLSKAFHLISRFSEDIDLILDWRVLGYGKDEPWEKRSNTKQDAFNKEANVRAEVFLSETFCPAVKAGLSQEIGCEANVYIDEKDKQTVIFAYPHLFTNTATLQVIRLEIGALAAWTPAKTALIEPYAAKYYPKIFEQKETAILTVAPERTFWEKATILHHEANRPEHLEMPQRYSRHYYDLYRMAATPVKEAAFSRLDLLKKVVDFKMKFYPRSWAKYPEAVPGTLKLLPPEYRFAALEADYNSMQDMLYGDVPTFETVIAAVQELEKEINTL, from the coding sequence ATGAGAAATATAGCAAGACTTTCAGATAACGACCGCAGGGAGCTGTTCAGAAATACAGCAGATAAAATGGGGCTGAATGATGCCATCGTGGAAAAAGACTTTTGGGTATGTTTTACGCTGGATTATTTATTTCACCGCTCACCATGGAAAGAGTCCATCACCTTTAAGGGTGGTACCAGCCTTTCAAAAGCCTTTCACCTGATCAGCCGGTTTTCAGAAGATATTGATTTGATTCTGGACTGGCGTGTATTGGGATATGGCAAAGATGAACCATGGGAGAAACGTTCCAATACAAAACAGGATGCTTTTAACAAAGAAGCCAATGTGCGTGCAGAGGTATTTCTGTCCGAAACATTCTGCCCGGCAGTCAAAGCCGGCTTATCCCAGGAAATCGGTTGTGAAGCAAATGTCTACATAGATGAAAAGGATAAACAGACGGTCATTTTCGCCTATCCGCACCTTTTTACGAATACGGCGACTTTACAGGTGATCCGTTTAGAGATTGGTGCGCTGGCAGCGTGGACTCCTGCAAAAACAGCGCTGATCGAACCATACGCGGCAAAATATTATCCGAAGATTTTTGAGCAAAAAGAAACCGCAATCCTTACCGTTGCCCCGGAACGGACCTTCTGGGAAAAAGCCACAATCCTGCACCATGAAGCGAACAGACCGGAACATTTGGAAATGCCGCAGCGGTATTCCAGACATTATTATGATCTCTACCGCATGGCTGCAACACCGGTTAAAGAAGCTGCTTTTTCCAGGCTTGACCTCCTGAAGAAAGTTGTAGATTTCAAAATGAAATTCTATCCCAGATCATGGGCGAAGTACCCGGAGGCTGTGCCGGGCACATTAAAATTACTCCCGCCGGAATATCGGTTTGCAGCATTGGAAGCGGACTATAACTCTATGCAGGATATGTTGTATGGGGATGTTCCGACATTTGAGACAGTCATAGCAGCGGTCCAGGAACTGGAAAAAGAGATCAATACACTATAA
- a CDS encoding DNA topoisomerase 3, with amino-acid sequence MKLVIAEKPSVAMSLAAVLGATERKDGYLEGSGYLVSWCVGHLLELAQPEAYKEQYAKWRYEDLPILPENWKYEVPKDKKKQLALLCRLMKDKRVDSVVCATDAGREGELIFRLVYEYAGCNKPMERLWISSMEDAAIREGFDHLRPGSDYDKLYDAAVCRAGADWLIGINATRLFSVLYGVTLNVGRVMSPTLALLVQRESDIESFISRPFYVPEITCGGFTASGEKMTERSEAEKIRMDCDHNSAFVRSAEKQVKTIQPPRLYDLTTLQRECNRIYGYTAQQTLDYVQSLYEKKLATYPRTDSQYLTKDMQATAASLILWLRDNMPFGKGCAGEPDIDRVTDDSKVTDHHAIIPTVEIARTDLSELPSGERDVLTLLAVRLLCATTQANRFEAVTAMLDCQGYTFTAKGKTILQSGWKEVERIHRMSIRQSETEHRENEDAALPVLKEGQTFEAVSASLREGKTSPPKHYTEDTLLSAMETAGAEDMPEDAERKGLGTPATRAATLEKLVSAGFVQRKKKQLIPTEKGKNLIAVLPDNIKSPILTAEWESMLKQVEHGELSATSFMDQIADMSRTLVKEHTTPEERFADLFPSSKGTAHEAVGVCPRCGAPVFEGKKGFFCGNRECSFALWKDNRFFSSKKKSITKSVAAALLKEGRISMSGLYSEKTGRTYDAEVILDDTGGKYVNFKLEFPVKKGRRK; translated from the coding sequence TTGAAACTTGTGATTGCAGAAAAGCCCTCTGTTGCTATGTCACTGGCAGCAGTATTAGGCGCAACGGAAAGAAAAGACGGTTATCTCGAAGGTTCCGGTTATCTGGTGAGCTGGTGCGTGGGACATCTTTTGGAACTGGCACAGCCGGAGGCTTACAAAGAACAGTACGCCAAATGGCGGTATGAGGACCTTCCGATCCTACCGGAAAACTGGAAATATGAAGTTCCAAAGGATAAGAAAAAGCAGCTTGCCCTTTTGTGCCGGCTGATGAAGGACAAACGGGTTGATTCTGTGGTATGCGCTACGGATGCCGGGCGTGAAGGAGAACTGATCTTCCGTCTGGTCTATGAATATGCCGGATGTAATAAGCCTATGGAACGCCTTTGGATTTCCAGTATGGAGGATGCGGCGATCCGTGAGGGTTTTGACCATCTCCGTCCCGGCAGTGATTACGATAAACTCTATGATGCGGCAGTATGCCGGGCAGGAGCCGACTGGCTGATCGGGATCAATGCCACCCGGCTTTTTTCTGTCCTGTATGGTGTCACACTAAATGTCGGCCGTGTTATGTCACCGACGCTGGCACTTTTGGTACAGCGTGAGTCGGATATTGAATCCTTCATCAGCAGGCCTTTTTATGTGCCGGAAATCACCTGCGGAGGTTTTACTGCTTCCGGCGAAAAAATGACGGAACGATCCGAGGCTGAAAAAATCCGTATGGACTGTGACCACAACTCCGCTTTTGTGCGTTCTGCGGAAAAGCAGGTAAAAACTATACAGCCTCCCCGCCTTTATGACCTTACAACTCTGCAAAGGGAATGTAACCGTATTTATGGCTATACGGCTCAACAGACCCTTGATTATGTGCAATCTCTCTATGAAAAGAAGCTAGCAACCTATCCGAGAACGGACAGCCAGTATTTGACGAAGGACATGCAGGCAACCGCCGCTTCCCTGATCCTATGGCTGCGTGACAATATGCCCTTTGGAAAAGGCTGCGCCGGAGAGCCGGACATTGACCGGGTAACAGACGACAGCAAAGTGACCGACCACCATGCCATCATCCCAACTGTGGAGATTGCACGGACAGACCTGTCGGAGCTTCCTTCCGGGGAGCGGGATGTGCTTACCCTGCTTGCCGTCAGACTGCTTTGTGCCACAACGCAGGCAAACCGGTTTGAAGCGGTCACCGCTATGTTAGACTGCCAGGGATATACTTTTACGGCAAAAGGAAAGACCATCTTACAGTCCGGCTGGAAAGAGGTGGAACGGATTCACCGTATGAGTATCAGGCAGAGTGAAACGGAACACAGAGAAAATGAAGATGCCGCTCTCCCTGTGCTGAAGGAAGGACAGACTTTTGAAGCTGTATCAGCAAGTCTCCGTGAAGGGAAAACTTCACCGCCGAAACACTATACGGAGGACACACTGCTGTCCGCTATGGAGACTGCCGGTGCGGAAGATATGCCGGAAGATGCCGAGCGTAAAGGATTGGGTACTCCGGCTACCCGTGCGGCAACACTGGAAAAGCTGGTTTCTGCCGGATTTGTACAGCGAAAGAAAAAGCAGCTCATTCCTACGGAAAAAGGAAAGAACCTGATCGCAGTCCTGCCGGACAATATCAAATCTCCCATCTTAACTGCAGAATGGGAATCCATGCTGAAACAAGTGGAACATGGCGAACTGTCGGCAACATCTTTTATGGATCAGATTGCAGATATGAGCCGGACGCTGGTAAAAGAACATACTACCCCGGAAGAACGTTTTGCGGATCTGTTTCCTTCTTCCAAAGGAACTGCACACGAAGCCGTGGGGGTATGTCCCCGCTGCGGTGCCCCGGTATTTGAAGGAAAGAAAGGTTTTTTCTGCGGCAACAGGGAATGTTCTTTTGCTCTTTGGAAAGATAACCGTTTCTTTTCCAGCAAGAAAAAATCTATCACAAAGTCTGTGGCAGCGGCTCTTTTGAAAGAGGGCCGCATTTCTATGTCCGGGCTTTACAGTGAAAAAACAGGAAGGACCTATGATGCGGAAGTGATTCTGGATGATACCGGCGGTAAATATGTGAATTTCAAGCTGGAATTTCCAGTAAAGAAAGGCAGGCGTAAATGA
- a CDS encoding cysteine-rich VLP protein has translation MAERELNRSERATIRKLVTELCANYDSQDKICLPLNSPCYMLNKWWTGAYCRYFEKAVLPVDAALESAITGEDTSMRQKICPVCGKAYLPTTSQAYCSDACRIYARRKSERERKRRKRQNQP, from the coding sequence ATGGCGGAGAGAGAATTGAACCGCTCGGAGCGGGCTACGATCCGAAAGCTGGTTACGGAGCTTTGCGCCAACTATGACTCTCAGGATAAGATCTGCCTTCCTTTGAACAGTCCTTGCTATATGCTGAATAAATGGTGGACCGGTGCTTATTGCAGGTACTTTGAAAAAGCGGTGCTGCCGGTGGATGCAGCACTGGAATCAGCCATTACCGGCGAGGACACCTCCATGAGACAGAAAATATGCCCTGTGTGTGGAAAGGCGTATCTTCCTACAACTAGCCAGGCATATTGTTCTGATGCCTGCCGGATCTATGCAAGACGGAAATCCGAGCGGGAACGCAAACGTAGGAAGCGGCAAAACCAACCATGA